GGCCCGCTTGCCCAGGCGGATCGTCATCGGGCTACTGGCGACGATCGCATCAGTCATCTGCTTGATGACCGTATCGAGCTCGTCCGCAGCCACGACACGATTCACCAACCCGAGTTCCAGTGCCCGCTGCGCTGGAATCGGGACCCCGGTCATCAGCATTTCCATCGCGGCCTTGGCCGGAATGGCCCTGACCAAGGGCACCATCGGTGTGGAACAGAACAGGCCAATCTTGACCCCTGGTGTGGCAAATTTCGCCTCGTTTGCGGCCACCGCCAGGTCACAGGCCGCCACCAACTGGCAGCCTGCGGCAGTTGCCAATCCCTGTACACGGGCAAGGACGGGCTGAGGCAGCTTCCGCAACTGCTGCATCACCGCTGAACAGCGTGAAAATAGCTCCTGATACTCGGACTCGGACCGGCCCACCATTTCGCCCAGATCGTGACCTGAACTGAAGACCGGGCCAGACGATGCCAGCACGACGACACGTGTCAGGACATCGTCCGCCAATCGTTCCAGCGTCGCACCCAGTTCCGTCAGCAGTGCCGACGACAGGGCATTCCGACGTTCGGGTCGATTGAGCGTGACTTTCGTGACACCCGCGTTTGTTTCCACCAGCAGCATGATCGTCTATCCCGCCTTGACGATAGGATTCGACAAGGTCCCAATGCCCGTGATTTCGATGCTCACGGCATCATTGTTCAATAAGGTGAAATTGTCCGGCGGGACGATTCCCGTGCCGGTCAGCAGGAACGCCCCGGTGACCAGATCATTCTCACGCGTCAGCCAGTCAATCAGTTCTTGAAATTCGCGTTTCATCTGGCCCAGGTCCGTTTCGCCGGTGAAGGCCGTCTTCCCTTCACGCTCGATCGTCAGCCGGATTTTCGTTGCCGTACGATCAAGTGGTTGTTCGGGGATCAGGACGAAGGGCCCAAGTCCACAGCAGCCATTATAGACCTTGGCTTGGGGCAGATAGAGTGGATTTTCGCCTTCGATATCGCGGGCTGACATGTCATTTCCGACGGTGAACCCGACCAATCGTCCGGCGGGCGAGATCACAAGTGCCAGTTCCGGTTCAGGCACGCTCCAACCGCTGTCGGCGCGGACACGCAACGGTTCGCCGGGGCCGGAGACGCGATTGGGGGTCGCCTTAAAGAAGATCTCGGGACGCGGCGCCGTATAGACACGGTCGTAATGAGACGCCCCGGTTTCAGACTCTTCCATCCGAGCCACCTGACTGCGTTTGTATGTGACACCCGCCGCCCAGACCTCTTGCCGATCGATCGGAGCCAGAATCGTCACTTGACGCGCATCGAGCAACGGGGCATCGCGATCGATCAGAAATCGCGCCAGCCCAATCGGATCTGGTGCGTGCAACACGTCCATCAGACTGCGGGCGATATCGACTTGCAGCAGGTCCAGCAGACGCAGGCGTCCATCATCTTCGACAATCGCCACGCGCATCGAACCATCGGCCAATCGAAGCTTTGCGAGACGCATGAACCCTACCTCACCTTTGTACATTTTCAATTCTGGATGACTGTCCAGAAGATCGCATAACCCGATATCGGAGGCAAGCGGCACGCCGCCTGAAATGAGGCATAGACATGACGTTGCCGCCTGGGGAATGTATGATCGTGGCTTGCAGGAAGAGTCGTCTGCATTTTCTCTTGATTTCATTTGAAGGAATTGTCACGTGACAGCCAACCGCCGCGCGGAAGTCGATAAAGCCCTTGCCGATGTCGACTTTTCCAAGAATACGTATCAGGTCGAATTCGACACCACCGCCGGCAAGATCCTGCTGGATGTGTTTCCCGATGTCGCACCAGGACATGCCAAGAATCTGATCGGATTGACAAAGATCGGATTCTACGACGGCATCATCTTCCACCGCGTGATTTCCGGCTTCGTGATCCAAGTGGGCTGCCCACAAGGCACCGGAACGGGCGGTCCGGGATATCGAATCCCCGCGGAATTCAACAAGACACCACACGATGCCGGCGTGCTGTCGATGGCCCGTACCAGCGATCCAAACTCGGCCGGTTCACAGTTCTTCATCTGCCTGAGCCGTGCCGGCACCGCCAGTCTGGACAACCAATACACGGTCTTCGGTAAGACGGCAGACAAGGACAGCCTGGACGTCGTCCTGAAGATTGGTGCCGTCGAAACCGGCTCGGGAGATCGCCCGAAGAAGGAAGTGAAGATCACCAAGGGCCGCGTGATCGCTACCCCAAAGAAGTAACTTTTCTGATGACTGGCCGTGCAATTCACCTTTGCCGAAGCCTGTATCTCGTCTGGTGTCTGTGGATCGGATTGCCGGGCTGTGATCGCGTCAACGCGCCACAGCCCGCTCCGGTCGCTCAGGACGTCGATCGACAGAAACACTCGCACTCCGCCAAGCCCGCGGTGACTGAAACGCCCGTCGAAGTTCCTGCATCGCACGTCGCGTCGCCACAGGTCCCACCGCAGTCGGCGTACCGTCCCGCCGATCAGCGCCTCCGACATGATGAGGCGCGCCTGAAAGCCGCCGGGATCTCTCTTGTCGAGTCAAAACGGCTGAAGCTGTATACTGACATCCCACTTGAGTCAGCCTGCGATCTCCCTGATTTGGTGGACCAGATCTATCCGGTGTGGGAATCGGCACTGGGCTCTCTTCCGCCCGATCGCGCGGGAACCGACTTCCAGATGAGCGGTTACCTGATCCGAGATCTGGCCCTGTTCCGCGAGCTGGGCCTGGTCCCGGAAGAATTGAACTTCGAGCACGGACGACATGTGCGCAACGAGTTTTGGATGCGCGAGCAGGCGACGGATTACTACCGCCGCCATCTGTTGCTGCACGAAGCGACACACTGCTTTATGATGTATTGGGCCGAGATCAACGCCCCCATTTGGTATCTGGAGGGGATGGCCGAATATTTTGCGGCACATCGGATCGACGATCAACGGCGGGCACATTTCCGCGTGATGCCCACGTCTGCTCGTGATTTCGCCGGGTTTGGTCGAATTCTGACGATCCACGACAGTGTCGTTGCCGGAAGGCTCAAGTCGATCTCCGAGATTCTCGCGTTCGAACCTCACGATTTTCGCTCGAATGATTGTTACGCGTGGTCGTGGGCTCTTTGTGCGTTTCTCGATGGAACACCGAGCTATCAGGCACGCTTTCGGCAGCTTAATGAGCTCATCCATGGAAATCAGTTTCGGCCGACCGCCATCGAATTCTTCGGGCCCCAACAGCGCGAATTGGCCACCGAGTGGTCGCTGTTTCTACATCACCTGCAAGACGGATATGACCTGACTCGTGCGGCAATCGAGTTTCAACCGGGGTTGCCGTTCTCAACGACAGAGACCGAACGCCTTGCCCGGGTGCAGGCAGACCGTGGCTGGCAATCAAGCCAGGTCCAGCTTGAGGCGGGCCAGCGGTACACGGTCACTGCGACCGGTCAGTTCACGCTGGCGGACACGCCAAAGCCTTGGCTGAGCGAACCACAAGGTGTCACGATCCGATACTTTGGCGGACATCCGATCGGAATGCTGGTCGGATGCATTCATCCCGACGAAGGCCCGGCCGGTGGCAATGATGAACCGATGCTGCGCGTCATTCCCTTGGGACGCGAATCCCAGTTTGAATCGCCTGTGACTGGAACGCTGTATCTGCGATTGAACGACGCCTGGAACTCACTGGCCGATAATCGGGGCCAGGTCGATGTCACGATTCGACATGTCACGATGCCCTAACGCACGGAATGTCTTCTCGTTCCTCCCGCGTTTTCTCCTCTCGTTACGAAGCTCCCGGTTAATAACGAGGTGGAATCACGGCGTGTTGAAATAAAGGGGACTGCATCCGCCAGGTGCCTGTCCCCTTTATTTCAACCAAACGGAAGCGGGCAACAAGGACAAGAGATCCTCGAGCATCCGTTCACCGCCAATCTCAATCACTCGTTGAAGCTAGGGCGCGCCTGTGCCTTCTTGTTGTAAGAAACGGGCTGCACCGGGTCGTGGTTGTGTGTGCGAAGTGCCGCCAGCGTTTGTTCGGCTTGCTTGAGATCTGGCTTCAGTTTCAGCGCCTTCATCAGATGAAACTCGGCCTCGCTCGTGTTCCCCTGTTCGTTCAGGATGAAGCCCACATTGTAGTGGGCTTCCGCCTGGCCCACCGATCGGGTGAAGTGTTCCATCGCGGCGGTGATTTCTCCGGCTTGGGCTTCTACCACAGCCAGATGGTATTCATACATCTTTTCGTACGGATCGAGTTTATGCGCGGCCTGCATCTTCTCGAGTGCTTCCGGCCATTCCTGACGGGAAGCATGGACTTGGCCCATGGCGACCAGGACCCGTGGATCTTTCGGATGCAGCTTAAACGTCTTCTGCAATTGCCGATCTGCCTCTTCCTGTCGATCGAAGGCGCGATCAACGCGTGCCAGGCCGAGCATCGCTTCCACGTCTTTAGGGCTCTTTTGCAGCACTTTCAGGTACGACTTCCGGGCTTCCTGATAGTTCCCAGACTGCTCGTGCCAACCTGCATAGGCCAGGTGCATCTTCACCGGGTCTTTGAGCTTCTTTGAGGACGAGAATTCGGGAGACCCGACGCGTGACGTCGCCGTCGGTTGCGACTTCGACTTGAATTCCCCGAACGTGCTCATCGAATTGCAACCGACCAGGCACATCGTCATGCCGATCCAGACGGAACAAGTGATGCGTCCCATGGTGATCCTCCTTGACCGCGCCCTGCGCGCTCAACACTCTGCCCAATCATTGGGCGATTGACTCAAATCTCGCCGAAGAACCGTCGGGCACATTCGTCAACCAATTCCGCCGTCAGTGCGATCGGACGTTCGCGATAACGGCTGATGGACTGCGCCATGTCGATCAGATCGCGAGGATCGCTCGAACGCGGCGTTCGTCCCTGATCGTAATACTTCTGAAAGAGCGAGCTGACCGTCGACTCGTCATAAGGAATGTCGCGCTGACTGCATACCATTTGGAAGATGGACGTATACAAATCCCGGGTGGGTGGATTGATGCGAATCTTGTGCTTGATCCGCCGCAAGAACGCATCATCCACCAGATCTTTCGGATCGAGATTCGTCGAGAAGATGATCAACTGCTCGAACGGCAACATGAATTTCCGGCCCGTGGCCAGCGTCAAGTAGTCGACGCGTTCCTCAAGCGGAACAATCCAGCGGTTCAGCAAGTCCTTGGGACGGACAATCTGTCGTCCGAAGTCGTCGATCAGGAACACGCCGCCGTTGGCCTTGATATGCAAAGGAGCATTGTAATAGTTCGCGGTCTTGCTGTATTGCAGTTCCAGCATGTCCAGAGACAGTTCGCCACCCGTGACCACGACCGGGCGCTTGATCCGACGCCAGCGTAAATCGACCGGCCCGTCGTGAACCACATAACTCGACTGCTCGTTCGAGCCCGTTGCAAAGCCGCGTTGCGACAGATCGGCATCGTCTGTCGTTTGATGAATCCCCGGATCATAGACCGTGATGATGCTGTTTTCGGCCAGGATCGCATACGGAACGTAGATCTCGCCGCCGAACGTATTCAGGAATCGTCCCAGCCCTTTGGCGATCACCGTCTTGCCGTTACCGGGAGGACCGTGAACGAAGATCGACTTGCCGCTGCAGACCGCCGGTCCGAGTTCATCAAGCATTTCGGGCTGGACCACGAAATCTTGAAACGCGCTGCGCAAGGCCGCCGATGTGCAGGGAGTGCCCGTCACATGCTGCAGGCGGCAGTGCTCGATATACTGTTCGAGCGGCACGGGGGCCGGTCCGACGTAACGGCAATTCTCGAATGAATCACGGGCACGGGCACGACCCATTTCGGTCAACGCAAATCGGTACGAGATCCGCCCGACCACATCGCCCGATGCAACCTCCACTAGTTTCTGGTCGCGCAGCACGCGCAGTGACTCGTCCAGGATGGCGAACGGCAGTCGCGTGGAACGACTAAGGTCCGATCCCTGCAAGACACCCTGCACATACAGCGTCTTCAGGACCAGATCACAAAGCTGTCCCATTGACA
This Schlesneria paludicola DSM 18645 DNA region includes the following protein-coding sequences:
- a CDS encoding tetratricopeptide repeat protein, giving the protein MGRITCSVWIGMTMCLVGCNSMSTFGEFKSKSQPTATSRVGSPEFSSSKKLKDPVKMHLAYAGWHEQSGNYQEARKSYLKVLQKSPKDVEAMLGLARVDRAFDRQEEADRQLQKTFKLHPKDPRVLVAMGQVHASRQEWPEALEKMQAAHKLDPYEKMYEYHLAVVEAQAGEITAAMEHFTRSVGQAEAHYNVGFILNEQGNTSEAEFHLMKALKLKPDLKQAEQTLAALRTHNHDPVQPVSYNKKAQARPSFNE
- a CDS encoding enoyl-CoA hydratase, with product MLLVETNAGVTKVTLNRPERRNALSSALLTELGATLERLADDVLTRVVVLASSGPVFSSGHDLGEMVGRSESEYQELFSRCSAVMQQLRKLPQPVLARVQGLATAAGCQLVAACDLAVAANEAKFATPGVKIGLFCSTPMVPLVRAIPAKAAMEMLMTGVPIPAQRALELGLVNRVVAADELDTVIKQMTDAIVASSPMTIRLGKRAFYDQLHLDEPSAYVRATQVMTDNAMKHDAQEGISAFLQKRPAQWTGE
- a CDS encoding ATPase, with translation MSLNRSSTPDLASRPRVSSPQVYDLYADLFSNQTAVEPVPEAVPASTPMPRPRELTKGQVAPAPPPRSPLTLADSGLSMGQLCDLVLKTLYVQGVLQGSDLSRSTRLPFAILDESLRVLRDQKLVEVASGDVVGRISYRFALTEMGRARARDSFENCRYVGPAPVPLEQYIEHCRLQHVTGTPCTSAALRSAFQDFVVQPEMLDELGPAVCSGKSIFVHGPPGNGKTVIAKGLGRFLNTFGGEIYVPYAILAENSIITVYDPGIHQTTDDADLSQRGFATGSNEQSSYVVHDGPVDLRWRRIKRPVVVTGGELSLDMLELQYSKTANYYNAPLHIKANGGVFLIDDFGRQIVRPKDLLNRWIVPLEERVDYLTLATGRKFMLPFEQLIIFSTNLDPKDLVDDAFLRRIKHKIRINPPTRDLYTSIFQMVCSQRDIPYDESTVSSLFQKYYDQGRTPRSSDPRDLIDMAQSISRYRERPIALTAELVDECARRFFGEI
- a CDS encoding fumarylacetoacetate hydrolase family protein, with translation MRLAKLRLADGSMRVAIVEDDGRLRLLDLLQVDIARSLMDVLHAPDPIGLARFLIDRDAPLLDARQVTILAPIDRQEVWAAGVTYKRSQVARMEESETGASHYDRVYTAPRPEIFFKATPNRVSGPGEPLRVRADSGWSVPEPELALVISPAGRLVGFTVGNDMSARDIEGENPLYLPQAKVYNGCCGLGPFVLIPEQPLDRTATKIRLTIEREGKTAFTGETDLGQMKREFQELIDWLTRENDLVTGAFLLTGTGIVPPDNFTLLNNDAVSIEITGIGTLSNPIVKAG
- a CDS encoding peptidylprolyl isomerase, translating into MTANRRAEVDKALADVDFSKNTYQVEFDTTAGKILLDVFPDVAPGHAKNLIGLTKIGFYDGIIFHRVISGFVIQVGCPQGTGTGGPGYRIPAEFNKTPHDAGVLSMARTSDPNSAGSQFFICLSRAGTASLDNQYTVFGKTADKDSLDVVLKIGAVETGSGDRPKKEVKITKGRVIATPKK